AGCTTCCACAGCTTTTCAATGTGCTCAACGGCACCATGAGCCTGGTTGGCCCGCGTCCACCCATCCCTTACGAAGTTCAGGCATACAAAAGCTGGCATTTACAGCGTCTGAGCGTCAAACCAGGTGTTACCGGCCTCTGGCAGGTAAGCGGACGCAGCTCCATTGCTTTTGATGAAATGGTTCAGCTTGACCTTGAGTATATCGATAAAAAGAATCTCCTCCTCGACATGAAGATTCTGCTACAGACTATTCCTGCGGCTTTGAATACAAGCACCGCAGCATAATCATCGTTCTTTCCGCTCTTGACGCTGTTTGATCCCGTGATTGCCCGGATGTGCGGCACGATACGTACTCGCTCTATAATGAAAAAATAATGTCGTGACACCCGGCACACGGAATATTCGCCGGATGACCCTTCTTTTGTCACGACTAGCATTTAATAAGACCCACATCTTAACCGAAAACGGATAAAAGATCTTTGTCATCTACTGGCTTCGACTCACACAAGGGCTCTATCCATAATAATAATTAGCATCCACTCGTGGAAGCGAAGCATTTGAGGTAAGCATGTTAAAAATTGGTGTTATTGGTTGCGGTTACTGGGGCCCAAACCTCATCCGCAACTTTAACAATACAAGTGGTTGCGAAATGACCATCTGCTGTGACATGCAGGATGATCGTCTGGCAAGAATCAAGTCGCTATTTCCCCACGTCGAAACCACAAAGAACCACGAAGACCTCCTAAACTCTGACCTGGATGCTGTAGCCATTGCTACACCTGTGTGGACACATTATCCGCTTGCCAAGAGCTTCCTTGAAGCCGGCAAACATGTGTTTGTGGAAAAACCACTGACACCATCTTCCGAGGAATGCCAGGAATTGATTGAACTGGCTGCTTCCAAAAACCTCGTCCTGATGGTTGGCCATACGTTTGAATACACGGCTGCGGTCAACAAAATCAAGGACATCGTTAAAAGCGGTGAGCTTGGCGACATCCTCTACGTGAACAGTACGCGCGTAAACCTTGGCCTTTTCCAGCAAGACATCAATGTCATTTGGGACCTCGCGCCACATGATATCTCTATTATCACCTACGTACTTGAGCAGGAGCCCAGCAAAGTAAATGCACAGGGCATGAGTCACTTCAAAGAAGGGATTGAAGACGTTGCAATGACAACGATGACCTTCGACTCAGGCACCATCGCTTTTATTCGCAACAGCTGGATCGATCCCAATAAAGTGCGCTCCATGATCTTTGTGGGCAGCAAGAAAATGCTGGTCTACGACGATACCAGTC
This Bacteroidota bacterium DNA region includes the following protein-coding sequences:
- a CDS encoding Gfo/Idh/MocA family oxidoreductase; translated protein: MLKIGVIGCGYWGPNLIRNFNNTSGCEMTICCDMQDDRLARIKSLFPHVETTKNHEDLLNSDLDAVAIATPVWTHYPLAKSFLEAGKHVFVEKPLTPSSEECQELIELAASKNLVLMVGHTFEYTAAVNKIKDIVKSGELGDILYVNSTRVNLGLFQQDINVIWDLAPHDISIITYVLEQEPSKVNAQGMSHFKEGIEDVAMTTMTFDSGTIAFIRNSWIDPNKVRSMIFVGSKKMLVYDDTSPNEKIKIYDKGVEKPAYYDNFAEFQFSYRYGDIYIPRIQEREALSTECGHFVECIKEQQTPRSDGHSGLRVIRIIEAAVDSLKANGAAVAVKPAMEPAEQTN